From Microaerobacter geothermalis, a single genomic window includes:
- the rpsK gene encoding 30S ribosomal protein S11 translates to MAKGKATTRTRRRDRKNIESGIAHIKSTFNNTIVTITDTHGNAISWASAGGLGFKGSRKSTPFAAQMAAEEAAKKAMEHGLKNVEVMVKGPGAGREAAIRSLQAAGLEVNMIKDVTPIPHNGCRPPKRRRV, encoded by the coding sequence ATGGCTAAAGGAAAAGCTACGACACGGACAAGACGTCGTGATCGTAAAAATATTGAATCCGGTATCGCTCATATTAAATCTACTTTCAATAATACGATCGTCACCATCACCGACACCCATGGCAATGCCATTTCCTGGGCAAGTGCAGGAGGATTAGGTTTTAAAGGTTCGCGTAAAAGCACTCCCTTTGCTGCTCAAATGGCTGCTGAGGAGGCTGCTAAGAAGGCGATGGAACACGGCTTAAAGAACGTAGAAGTAATGGTTAAAGGGCCTGGTGCAGGTCGCGAAGCTGCCATTCGTTCTTTACAGGCTGCTGGTTTAGAAGTAAATATGATTAAAGACGTTACCCCTATTCCTCACAATGGTTGCCGTCCGCCAAAACGTCGTCGCGTTTAA
- a CDS encoding adenylate kinase — MNIVLMGLPGAGKGTQAERIVDEFQIPHISTGDMFRSAVKEGTPLGLEAKSYMDKGHLVPDEVVIGIVKERLGKDDCERGFLLDGFPRTVPQAEALDRTLQELNRSIDAVINIDVNRDALLARLTGRRICRECGATYHVIYNPPKMEGKCDKCGGELYQRDDDNEETVATRLDVNINQSKPLLQYYSDKGLLQNINGEQDIDKVFDDIAEVLRGLSQ; from the coding sequence ATGAATATCGTGTTAATGGGTCTTCCTGGGGCAGGAAAAGGAACTCAGGCTGAACGTATTGTTGACGAATTTCAGATTCCACACATCTCAACAGGAGACATGTTCCGCAGTGCAGTGAAAGAAGGGACTCCACTTGGATTGGAGGCCAAGTCCTATATGGATAAGGGTCATTTGGTTCCGGATGAAGTAGTGATTGGTATTGTTAAGGAAAGATTAGGTAAAGATGATTGTGAACGGGGATTTCTTCTTGATGGCTTTCCACGCACTGTACCTCAGGCAGAAGCATTGGATCGGACACTTCAGGAATTAAATCGTTCCATTGATGCAGTCATAAATATCGATGTGAACAGGGATGCGCTGCTGGCCCGCTTGACTGGCCGTCGAATTTGCAGGGAATGCGGTGCCACTTATCATGTCATATACAACCCACCAAAAATGGAAGGGAAATGTGACAAGTGCGGTGGGGAATTGTACCAGAGGGATGATGATAACGAAGAAACAGTAGCCACCCGATTGGATGTAAATATTAATCAATCCAAACCACTGCTCCAATATTATAGTGACAAAGGATTATTACAAAATATCAATGGGGAGCAGGATATAGACAAGGTGTTTGATGACATTGCTGAAGTACTGAGAGGTCTGTCTCAATGA
- the infA gene encoding translation initiation factor IF-1, translating to MAKDDVIEVEGTVIEPLPNAMFRVELENGHKVLAHVSGKIRMHFIRILPGDKVTVELSPYDLTRGRITYRFK from the coding sequence ATGGCCAAAGACGATGTGATTGAAGTAGAAGGTACGGTGATAGAACCTCTACCCAACGCCATGTTTCGGGTTGAGCTGGAAAATGGTCATAAAGTACTAGCACACGTATCTGGAAAGATACGCATGCATTTTATCCGTATCCTACCTGGAGATAAAGTGACGGTAGAGTTGTCTCCCTATGACTTAACTCGCGGCCGAATTACCTATCGATTCAAATAA
- the rpmJ gene encoding 50S ribosomal protein L36 yields the protein MKVRPSVKPICEKCKVIRRKGTVMVICENPKHKQKQG from the coding sequence ATGAAGGTGAGACCATCAGTGAAACCGATTTGCGAAAAATGCAAAGTCATTCGTCGTAAAGGCACCGTAATGGTAATCTGTGAAAATCCGAAACACAAGCAAAAACAGGGATAA
- the rpsM gene encoding 30S ribosomal protein S13 produces the protein MARIAGVDLPRDKRVEIALTYIFGIGRPTANKILEASGVNPDTRVRDLTEDEVAKLREYIDKNIKVEGDLRREVSLNIKRLIEIGSYRGIRHRRGLPVRGQRSKTNARTRKGPRRTVANKKK, from the coding sequence ATGGCACGTATTGCAGGTGTCGACTTACCCCGCGATAAGAGGGTTGAGATTGCTTTAACCTATATATTTGGAATAGGTCGCCCAACCGCAAATAAAATCCTTGAGGCTAGCGGAGTAAATCCGGATACAAGGGTTAGGGATTTAACTGAAGATGAAGTTGCGAAACTTCGTGAATATATCGATAAAAATATAAAGGTAGAAGGAGACCTTCGCCGAGAGGTATCCCTTAATATTAAGCGTTTAATCGAAATTGGCTCTTATAGAGGAATCCGTCATCGCCGCGGACTGCCGGTTCGAGGTCAAAGATCAAAGACAAACGCTCGTACCAGAAAAGGGCCCCGTCGTACTGTGGCTAATAAGAAGAAGTAA
- a CDS encoding KOW domain-containing RNA-binding protein, with amino-acid sequence MVDSEGMPKPGQIVRVKKGRDSGRYAVIVKVENPRFVWIADGDKRKFDKAKKKNILHLHFLNEESPEVINSLMETGRVTNGKLRYALKKYNAAHSEVQEKGE; translated from the coding sequence TTGGTTGATTCTGAAGGGATGCCTAAACCGGGACAAATTGTCCGGGTGAAAAAGGGCCGTGATAGTGGCAGATATGCTGTTATCGTAAAGGTTGAAAATCCCCGATTCGTATGGATAGCTGATGGTGATAAGCGAAAATTTGATAAGGCAAAGAAGAAGAATATTCTTCATCTTCATTTTTTAAATGAAGAATCACCAGAAGTGATAAATAGCCTTATGGAAACGGGACGAGTAACCAATGGAAAACTTCGTTATGCCCTGAAAAAATATAACGCTGCTCATTCTGAAGTACAGGAGAAAGGAGAGTAG
- the map gene encoding type I methionyl aminopeptidase translates to MIIYKTQAEIAIMREAGRIVALTHQLLKSAIRPGITTKELDHLAEEFIRKHGAIPSFKGYGGFPGSVCTSVNDELVHGIPGERKLKDGDIISIDIGAEVEGYHGDSAWTYAVGSISEENQKLLQVTKDSLFIGLNEAKPNARLSDISHAIQRYVEQHGFSIVREYVGHGIGKNLHEDPQIPNFGPPGRGPRLKPGMVLAIEPMVNAGERYVKTLDDHWTVVTQDHSMCAHFEHTIVITESGYEILTTA, encoded by the coding sequence ATGATCATATACAAGACTCAGGCGGAAATCGCCATCATGCGTGAAGCAGGCAGGATTGTTGCTCTAACACATCAATTATTGAAGAGTGCAATTAGACCAGGCATTACCACGAAGGAATTGGATCATTTGGCCGAGGAGTTTATTCGAAAACATGGAGCAATACCGTCTTTCAAAGGTTATGGAGGCTTTCCTGGAAGTGTTTGTACTTCAGTGAATGATGAATTGGTTCATGGAATACCAGGTGAACGCAAGCTAAAGGATGGAGATATCATCAGTATTGATATTGGAGCAGAAGTGGAAGGATATCATGGAGATTCAGCATGGACCTATGCTGTTGGCTCCATATCCGAGGAGAATCAGAAATTGCTTCAAGTGACCAAGGATTCCTTGTTTATTGGGTTAAATGAAGCGAAACCAAATGCTCGATTATCGGATATTTCCCATGCAATACAGCGTTATGTAGAACAACATGGGTTTTCCATCGTGCGGGAATATGTTGGTCATGGGATTGGGAAAAATTTACATGAAGATCCGCAAATCCCCAACTTTGGCCCCCCTGGCCGTGGTCCACGGTTAAAGCCAGGTATGGTTTTGGCCATAGAGCCCATGGTGAATGCAGGGGAAAGATATGTAAAAACCCTCGATGATCATTGGACAGTGGTGACTCAGGACCACTCCATGTGTGCCCATTTTGAACATACCATTGTCATCACAGAATCTGGCTATGAAATATTAACAACAGCCTAA